The genomic DNA TCGCGATAATTGTCTTTAATCAGCCAGTTGAAGATGGCATAACTGAGCTGAATGACCGTCCACTGCAAGCCGATGAAACTGATAATCACGAGAGCCAGTGATGTCCATTTGGCAAAAAAGATTTTGGTACGACCACCCGGTAACAATAATAAGCGGTATATGTACTTGGATTCACCGAACCAATCCCGGTACCAAATTTGTATGGCATACAAAATGACGAGAACGATTCCAATCATAATGACATAGCTGAAATAAGAACTGGCCTGTTCAAACGATAACTTTCCAAATGAGCGCAGGGCTTCTGATTCAGTCACTTTCGCGTCACTCATATAGTTTCGAACTTGTCGTTCTTGGTAGATGACCCGTCCGACGACGGTCAGGATTTCGATACTCGCCATCGCGAGGATGATGGAGACAATCATTTTCCAGCTTCGTTTTAACTCTTCGTTCGTTAACATCAGATACTGTTTCATCGTTGATAGACCTCCCGCATCCGGTCCTGGACCGATTTTCCGTATACTTCGCGCATCTCTTCCGTATCGTGTTCATCAATGATTCGGCCATCCTGTAAGAACACGACCCGGTCAATCAGATGTTCAATTTCAATGATTTCATGTGTCGTCATCAGAATGCCGCGCCCTTCCATGTAATGACTCGAAAAGATCCAGGCAATCTGTTCTTTCGTAAATAAATCAATTCCGGCAAACGGTTCGTCGAGCAACAGGTACGGACGGTCAAGTGCAAAACCAAGCACCAAACTGAACTTCGCCTGATTCCCTTTCGACAGCTCCAAAATCTTGTCGGTCGTCAGTAACTTGAACAACCCCATCAATTCTTCCGCGACTTTCGGATTCCAGTCCGGATAATAATCGCTCATATACAGCAAAGCATCCCCGATCGTCATGTAACCGGGCATCGTTTGCAAGTCCGGAACAAAGGCGATTTTTTCGCGTGAGACTTCGCCGTCGACGAGGACGGTTCCGGCATCGACCGGGACAAGACCCATGATGGCTTTCAGGATTGTCGACTTCCCTTCACCGTTTAATCCAATCAGACAGGTGATGTTGTCCGGACGCACTGAAAAGGAGACGCCTTCGAGGATCGGTTTCTTCCGACCGTATCGTTTTTTCAAACCATGAACTTCAAGCATCGATCTTCCTCCGTTCCGTTGATTGATAGACGGTTTCGACTTTCGTGACGACTTCGCCGAGCGGTATCTGAATTGCCTGGACGGCCTCAATGAATTGCGCGACTGCTTCGTCGAGCATCTCGGTCCGAACTTTTTTGACTACTTCCTGATCCATCGTGATTTTACTTGGGACGTTCCGTTCTGTCGTGATCAAGTGTTGTTCCTCCATTTCCTTATATGCTTTTTGTGCTGTATTTGGATTGATTCCCAGCTGCGCAGCGATTTCCCGGCGTGATGGAATTTCCTGTCCGCACTTCAGTTCTTCCGTCGCGATTTGTTCCTTGAACCATCGGACGACCTGAAGATATACCGGACTTCTTTGGTCGAATTGCATCAGGTCCTTGACCTCCCTTTCCCGTTCATTGTATTAAAACAGTAATACACTTTCTTTCTGTATCATACGGGTAATACAGTTGACTGTCAATTACTTTCCAAAAAAAAGATGCCGTCTCTAAAATAGAGATAGCACCTTGGATTCCATTACTTTTGATATTCCAAAATCGTCTGTTGGACGGGAATCCCCGACATCGGTACCGTCCGTTCGACGAACAGGTAACGTTTTCCGTTGACTAAAAAGCGGCGGTTGCCTAAATATTCAACAAGCTTCCCATCCTGCTTTAACTTCTGCTCAATTGCTTTGACGTGATCTTCGAGTGCATAAAACCGGTCGTCAAACGTCATCGTGATGTTTTTATTGCGAAACCCGAGTAAGTAACTGAAGAAAAACCAAAACGTTGCCCCTACTGCTACCAGTGCTAACAGAAATTGCATATGTGACTCCCCCTTTTTGTATACTTTTTTATACGTATCATTTTATGTAAGGGTTCCCATTAAATTGTATATTTTTACTTTTCCGAAAAAAACTGATCCCGAATCTTCCCGGAATCAGTTTATCACTGTTAGTATGGATTCGGATCTTCCTGTGGCGTATCCGGAATTTCCGTTGGTTCCGGGAAGGTATCCGGCTCCGGTTGACGGATTGGATCTTCCTGCGGCGTCTCCGGTACTTCTGACGGAGGTGTCGTCGGAATCTCATCCGGCTGTTGATTCGGTTCGTGTTCCGGCACTTCATTCGGATTTTTCTTCATGATGAGTTCCTCCTTAAGATGTAATATAATCGCCGCCGTTAATATGAATCGTCTGTCCCGTGACGTAACTCGAATCACGTGACGCCAAATAGACATAAGCCGGTGCATTTTCCGACGGTTGACCGCGGCGTTTCATCAGTGTATCTTCCCCGTGCGCTTCGACCTTTTCTTTTGAGAAGGTTGCCGGAATAAGCGGTGTCCAAATCGGTCCCGGTGCGACGGCATTGACGCGTATTCCTTTTTCAACCAGATTCGATGCGAGCGACCGGGTCAGCGTCGTAATCGCTCCTTTCGTTGCCGAGTAATCAATCAGCGACGGTGCTCCGCGATAGGCCGTGACGGACGACGTATTGATGATCGAGTCTTCCTTCTTTAAATGCGGTAAGGCGGCTTGAATCAAATAGAACATCGAGAAGAGATTTGTCTCAAACGTCTCCTTAAGCTGTTCCGGTGTGATGGCCAAAAAATCATCCTGCGGGAACTGCTTTCCGGCATTGTTGACGAGGATGTTCAATTGTCCGAATTCCTTCAGAACAGTATCAATGATTGGTTGCGCATTCTCCGGTTGACTGACGTCTTGAGCAAACGCTAATGCTTTGACCCCGTAATCTTCAATTAGCTGTTTCGTTTTCTCCGCATCCTGTCCTTCATTTAAGTAAACGATTGCGACATTTGCACCTTCTTTGGCATAAGCAATCGCAACAGCCCGTCCAATCCCGCTGTCCCCGCCAGTGATTAAAGCGACTTTTCCCTTTAATTTACCGGATCCGACATATTCCGGATCATCGTAAACCGGTTCCGGATTCATCTTGGCTTCGATTCCCGGTTGTTGATCTTGAGTTTGTCCCCGTGCCTGTTGATGCATCCGCTCCAACTCTTCTTCACGCATATGACTCAACCCCTTTTTTTAATAGATGACTACCTTCATTAACATTCCCTTGCCATGTATCAATAAACGTCTAACGAAAAAAAAACGATGAAATTCATCGTTTTTAAAAATCCGTTTTTTCTATGTAGGAAGGAAACCGGACACACTCATCGTTCGTTTGAAAATAACGGTGTCCACTCTCCCGTTTCAACCATCTGTTTTAGTCTTTCAGGATACAGCGTTATGGACGATAATTGCTCGATCGGAACATATTGATAAATCAATTCTTCACCTTCTGTCCCGAAAAATTCTTTACTACCTACCTGTATGTCATCCAAAATATTCACTTCATAATAAAAGCCGACTTCATGGAAAGACACTTCATCATATGTAAAAAAGTTTTCATGGACGGATAAAAAACGAGTGACTTCGGCTTTCAGACCCAACTCCTCTTCAATTTCCCGAACGATTGCCGTCTCCCCGTTCTCCATCAATTGAATCCGACCGCCCGGTAACGCCCAAAAATCATCCCGGACATTCCGGTGAATCAACAGATGTCCTTCTTTGACAATCACAGCTGCTGCCCGGTGGTTAAACCGTTGCTGGCCCACAGTAAATTTAATATCCATCTTATACTCCTCCTCCATTTTGTTATCGATCCATACTTTTTCATATTTTCACATATTCATTAGTATGTCAGAAAATCGATAACCTGTAATAAAATTTTCACTGGTATGACTGCATTTCAGAATTATTCAAAACGATATATTACAATACATATTAATTACCTATATTTAAGCAATCAAACTGAAATATTATTTTCAAAACGACCGATGCTATACTCGGTTTATCAAATTTACTACTTCGACGCAGTATTCATATACAGCCTTATATTTAAAAAAAGACAGAAACGATCTGTCACCAATCATCGACCGTCAATTGTTTTCACACCAGGAGGAACTACTACATGAAACGTATTTTAACAACCGTCACGATGAGCGCACTCGTCGTTTCAGGATTTGCTAGCACGGGTACAGGTAAAGTTGAGGCGGCAAGCTCTTCTTCTTACAAAGTCAAAGTCACGGCCGATGGATTACGTGTCCGGACCGGTCCTTCCACGAAATATAAAATCGTCGCTGGCGTTAATGCCGGACAAACCTTTAAATACTATGGTAAAAAAGGCAAATGGACGAAAATTTCATATGGCGGCAAAAAACGGTATGTCTATTCCAGTTATGTAAAACGATACAGCACAGGTAAACAGGCAACAGCTAAGAAAGCTTCCTTCTCAGCAGGCTTCCTCCGTCCGACAAGCGGACCTGTTACGCAAGGATACGGAAGTGCCAGCGGCCGCTACGGATACACGTTCCATAACGGCATCGATATCGCAGCAGCGACAGGGACAACGGTCCGTGCGACTGCTTCCGGTAAAGTAATCAAGTCCGGCTACCAAGGCGCATACGGCAACTACGTCATGATGACACATAAAGTGAATGGTTTGACCTACACAAGCGTCTATGCTCACTTGAGCAGTCGTTCGGTCTATTCTGGTCAGTCGATCGCCAAAGGAACGAAAATCGGAAATGTCGGCAGCACCGGAAACTCAACCGGTTCACACCTTCACTTCGAACTGCACCGCGGCGGTTACATTTACAGCGGAACTTCAGCCGTCAACACGATCAATCCGCTCAGCGTCTTATAATCATTTCGGACAGCCGTTTTCGGTTGTCCGTTTTTTTAAACCTTTTTGAAAATAAGTCCTCTGAAATAAATTCATTCTAATTATTGGAAAATTCATCATAACATACTGATTGTTCTGATTTCCGGATATTTTTTAAAGACCGCTGTTTAACTAATGAAAATCTGTCTTTTATAGATAAATCATTGCGAACTTTTATTTCTAAATTAAGGTAAAACAGATTTTCTGTTCTCTATAATATAAAATAACGAAACATTATAGAAATAATATTGTAATATTTAAACATTTTTACTAATGGTACACTCATCTAAGAAAATCATAGAACAACATTACATATTGCACTACCCACATATCGGACAAGGTCCGACAGATTCAAAGGAGGATTTACTGATTTGAAAAAATTACTTACTACGCTGACGGTATCTGCTATCGCCGTCGCCGGTTTCTCGACATATGCCGTCCCAAA from Exiguobacterium sibiricum 7-3 includes the following:
- a CDS encoding NUDIX hydrolase, translating into MDIKFTVGQQRFNHRAAAVIVKEGHLLIHRNVRDDFWALPGGRIQLMENGETAIVREIEEELGLKAEVTRFLSVHENFFTYDEVSFHEVGFYYEVNILDDIQVGSKEFFGTEGEELIYQYVPIEQLSSITLYPERLKQMVETGEWTPLFSNER
- a CDS encoding SDR family oxidoreductase, yielding MREEELERMHQQARGQTQDQQPGIEAKMNPEPVYDDPEYVGSGKLKGKVALITGGDSGIGRAVAIAYAKEGANVAIVYLNEGQDAEKTKQLIEDYGVKALAFAQDVSQPENAQPIIDTVLKEFGQLNILVNNAGKQFPQDDFLAITPEQLKETFETNLFSMFYLIQAALPHLKKEDSIINTSSVTAYRGAPSLIDYSATKGAITTLTRSLASNLVEKGIRVNAVAPGPIWTPLIPATFSKEKVEAHGEDTLMKRRGQPSENAPAYVYLASRDSSYVTGQTIHINGGDYITS
- a CDS encoding M23 family metallopeptidase is translated as MKRILTTVTMSALVVSGFASTGTGKVEAASSSSYKVKVTADGLRVRTGPSTKYKIVAGVNAGQTFKYYGKKGKWTKISYGGKKRYVYSSYVKRYSTGKQATAKKASFSAGFLRPTSGPVTQGYGSASGRYGYTFHNGIDIAAATGTTVRATASGKVIKSGYQGAYGNYVMMTHKVNGLTYTSVYAHLSSRSVYSGQSIAKGTKIGNVGSTGNSTGSHLHFELHRGGYIYSGTSAVNTINPLSVL
- a CDS encoding ATP-binding cassette domain-containing protein, whose amino-acid sequence is MLEVHGLKKRYGRKKPILEGVSFSVRPDNITCLIGLNGEGKSTILKAIMGLVPVDAGTVLVDGEVSREKIAFVPDLQTMPGYMTIGDALLYMSDYYPDWNPKVAEELMGLFKLLTTDKILELSKGNQAKFSLVLGFALDRPYLLLDEPFAGIDLFTKEQIAWIFSSHYMEGRGILMTTHEIIEIEHLIDRVVFLQDGRIIDEHDTEEMREVYGKSVQDRMREVYQR
- a CDS encoding GntR family transcriptional regulator; amino-acid sequence: MQFDQRSPVYLQVVRWFKEQIATEELKCGQEIPSRREIAAQLGINPNTAQKAYKEMEEQHLITTERNVPSKITMDQEVVKKVRTEMLDEAVAQFIEAVQAIQIPLGEVVTKVETVYQSTERRKIDA